CGATGGCCCGCGACGGCGACGTGTGGACCGCCGACGTGGACGCGCCGGACGGGACGCCGTACGCCTTCTCCCTCGACGGTGGCGACCCCCGCCCGGACCCGCGCGGGCTGCGGCTGCCCGACGGCCCGCACGGCTGGTCGGCGCTGTTCGACCCGAGCGTCTTCTCCTGGTCCGACGACGCCTGGGGCGGGTCGCCGCTCGAGGGGCGGTGATCTACGAGCTGCACGTCGGCACCTTCACCCCCGCGGGGACGCTCGACTCGGCGGTGGAACGGCTCGACCACCTCGTCGAGCTCGGGGTGAGCGTGGTCGAGCTGCTGCCGCTGGCGCCGTTCCCCGGCTCCCACAACTGGGGGTACGACGGGATCGCGCCCTACGCCGTGCACGAGGCGTACGGCGGGCCCGAGGCGCTGCAGCGGTTCGTCGACGCGGCGCACCGGGCCGGCCTCGGGGTCTGCCTCGACGTGGTCTACAACCACCTCGGCCCGGACGGCAACTACCTGGGCGAGATCGCGCCGTACCTCACCGACAAGCACGCCACGCCCTGGGGCCAGGCGGTCAACCTCGACGCGCCGGGCAGCGACCCGGTGCGTGCCTGGCTGCTCGACAACGTGGCGCTGTGGTTCCGCGACTTCCACGTCGACGGCCTCCGGCTCGACGCGGTGCACGAGCTCAAGGACGACCGGGCCACGCACGTGCTCGAGGAGATGTCGGCGCTGACCGATCGGATGTCGGCCGAGCTGGGCCGGCCGCTGTGGCTGGTCGCCGAGTCCGACCGCAACGACCCCGGCACGGTGACCCCCCGCGGCGCGGGCGCGGCGGTCGGCGGCGTCGGGGTGCACGGCCAGTGGGCCGACGACATCCACCACGCGCTGCACGTGGCGCTGACCGGGGAGACCCAGGGCTACTACGCCGACTTCGCCGCGCCCGAGGCGCTCGGCAAGGTGCTGCGCACTCCGTTCTTCCACGACGGCGGCTACTCCTCGTTCCGCGGCCGGTCGCACGGCCGTCCGGTCGACGCCGCGACCGTGCCGGGCTGGCGGTTCGTGGCGTCGCTGCAGACCCACGACCAGGTCGGCAACCGGGCCACCGGTGACCGGCTCTCCCAGCTCGTCGGGGTGGACCTGCTCGCCTGCGGTGCCGCGCTGCTGCTCACCTCGCCGTGGACCCCGATGCTGTTCATGGGGGAGGAGTGGGGCGCCGGGACGCCGTGGCAGTTCTTCGTCGACCACACCGACCCGGGGATCGCCGAGGCCACCCGTCAGGGCCGGCGGGCGGAGTTCGGCTCGCACGGCTGGGACGAGCTCGACGTGCCCGACCCGCAGGACCCGGAGACGTTCCGGCGCTCGCAGCTCGACTGGAGCGAGCCCGCGCGCGGCGACCATGCCCGGCTGCTGGGGTGGTACCGCGACCTCATCGCGCTGCGCCGCTCGACCCCCGACCTGCGCTCCGGTGACCTGACCGAGGTGGCGGTCACCTGGGACGCCGCGGCGCGCCGGGTCGACCTGCGGCGCGGCGGGCACCGGGTGCTGGTCAACCTCGGCGACACGCCGTGGACGGTCGAGGCCGCGGGCAAGGTCGCCCTCGACTGGGTCTCCAAGGGCTCGCTCGAGCACGGGCCGGACGGCTGCACCGTGCCGCCGGAGTCGGCTGTGGTGCTGGCTCCCTGACCGGCCTCCCCGAGGTCAGCCGGGCGCGAGGACGGCCGTCGTCCAGTCCACCTGGCGCAGCCCGCAGGACTCGTAGGCGGCGACCGCCCCGGCGTTGGACGCCGGCGTGTGCACGCGCACCCCGCTGGCTCCGGCGGCGGCCAGGGCGGTCATCACGCCGAGGTTCACCCGGCGCCCGTAGCCCTGCCGCCGGTGCTCGGGGTGCGTGCCGACGGGCTCGAGGATCGCGCAGCGCCCCGGGCCGGCGAACCAGCCGGTGGCCGCGGCGGCCGGCGCCCCCTCAGGCGTCCAGGTCACCATCTCGAACCGGCCGTCGTAGGTCGGGCCGGCCGACATCCGGTCCCACAGCTCGGGGGTGAACGTCGAGCCGGGGGCGAAGGCGGAGCGCTGCACCGACGTACGCGCCTCCACGTCCTCGGGGCTGTCCAGGGGCCGGGTGCCGGGGTCCTC
The DNA window shown above is from Nocardioides mesophilus and carries:
- the treZ gene encoding malto-oligosyltrehalose trehalohydrolase, which encodes MIYELHVGTFTPAGTLDSAVERLDHLVELGVSVVELLPLAPFPGSHNWGYDGIAPYAVHEAYGGPEALQRFVDAAHRAGLGVCLDVVYNHLGPDGNYLGEIAPYLTDKHATPWGQAVNLDAPGSDPVRAWLLDNVALWFRDFHVDGLRLDAVHELKDDRATHVLEEMSALTDRMSAELGRPLWLVAESDRNDPGTVTPRGAGAAVGGVGVHGQWADDIHHALHVALTGETQGYYADFAAPEALGKVLRTPFFHDGGYSSFRGRSHGRPVDAATVPGWRFVASLQTHDQVGNRATGDRLSQLVGVDLLACGAALLLTSPWTPMLFMGEEWGAGTPWQFFVDHTDPGIAEATRQGRRAEFGSHGWDELDVPDPQDPETFRRSQLDWSEPARGDHARLLGWYRDLIALRRSTPDLRSGDLTEVAVTWDAAARRVDLRRGGHRVLVNLGDTPWTVEAAGKVALDWVSKGSLEHGPDGCTVPPESAVVLAP
- a CDS encoding GNAT family N-acetyltransferase, which gives rise to MTLTLHRGGRDLADTATTALDAWVGEAPLTAQLHSGDVGWHLRLADEHLTDALRLWEDDGVPVAVGLAEDVVLRTAVRPDRDRDPGLAAAIAGEARGFGYVDAPSGTALRRLLVGAGWSADPDPWVLLYRELGPDDVAREDPGTRPLDSPEDVEARTSVQRSAFAPGSTFTPELWDRMSAGPTYDGRFEMVTWTPEGAPAAAATGWFAGPGRCAILEPVGTHPEHRRQGYGRRVNLGVMTALAAAGASGVRVHTPASNAGAVAAYESCGLRQVDWTTAVLAPG